Part of the Acyrthosiphon pisum isolate AL4f unplaced genomic scaffold, pea_aphid_22Mar2018_4r6ur Scaffold_21849;HRSCAF=25055, whole genome shotgun sequence genome, TCATTTTCTGCAAACTATTATTGTAGATTTTGTAAAATCCATAAATCTGTAGCAAATGAGCTTTATGAAGAAGATGCATCAGTTATGcgcaatattcaaaattattctgAAGATGTGGCTAAAATGTGTTTTAGTGAAACTGGTATTTATAACCAGTCTATTATGAATTCGTTAAACAGTTTTCATGTTACAAAAAATTTTTGTGCAGATAGTATGCATGATCTTTTTGAAGGAGTATGTCATTATGACATGtgccatataataaaatactacacTTCTACTGTTAAACTATTTTCTTTGACCACATTAAATAATCGAAAAGCTAATTTCAACTATGGCACTATTGAAGTAGGAAATATATCACCAAATATAACTGAATTACACctaaataaatttcatttaaaaatgacagCCAGAGAAATGATGacatttgttcattttttctcTCTTATGGTTGGAGATTTAATCCCAGATAATTGTGAAGTATGGAACTTTTTTTTAACGCTTCTTAAAATAGTTGATTTAATTATGGCAtatacatttactgaaaattcaattttaaatttaaaacagttgATTAAACAACATAACTCTCTGTATGTAACACTTTTTGGAGACAATTTGAAACCAAAGCACCACTTTCTAATTCATTAtcctacaataatacaatattctggCCCACCAAGAAGTTATTGGTGTATGAGATTTGAAGGCAAACATAAAGAGATTAAAATGTATGCTCGTTCTACTTgttctagaaaaaatataactttaactTTAGCAAAAAAATGCAGTtaaaatttgtacattttatactacAGTCTAAcaatacaacaattataataaatccaaaatattgtatttgtactcTTCATTCAGATGcaatattaaacacaatttatattcCATTAACNNNNNNNNNNNNNNNNNNNNNNNNNNNNNNNNNNNNNNNNNNNNNNNNNNTTTGTTGTCTTTGTTAAGAACAATTCGTTGTAAATCACGAAATAACACTTGTGTTCAAAACTATTTTCTTAAAACTAAatctttaagaattatttaataatcgtgatttaaaataaactacttgcaAGATATTAGAGAAATAGTCAATTTCAATATACCTAGGTTTGTACTTAATTTATTCATACTTTTAATCTGAGTTAATCACAAATttccgatattattataacaataagcaaatactattaggtatcctaagccacctaataaagattccaaattaattctattgtaaaaaaaaggaAGATAGGAAAAGtacgaaataatatgtaaatgtccaaaactaaaaaatatgaagggttatgaatttcaattcctaaattcatactttgcagtTTGCCAACCAAATAGGGAACCTAtgtggttcaaatttcaagtttatcctATACTACGAGAAGAGCACCACAAAACAATGCACTTTTTTccttacacaattttttttaacaactatacATACCTAAGGGCTAAGACATTAATGTCAATAATCGAATATCATTTATCAATTTGTCATTATCACTTTATccacctaataagtaataaaaaatccaaatttatgatattgtaagaaaagtaactATGAAGTtattaattacgattacctataaaaacaaattaaataataatacttgtttgttaaaaataaaaataatgaactatatgtttgccaacaattttgtcagtggcgtatttacggggtgatatgggggatagatctCCCCcctgaccttttttttttttgtaaaattaagttataagttattttctgtatttctcaatatgatactacttttatgttttaagtaggtatatctgttttctaaatgttctagccatggtaatttgtccgctttgatataggtactaggtataacgccactagtcgttcgtggcataaatatcggaaaataaaaacatatatctttatggtggtatggtatactatatttttgaattctctgcgaattatttttcaggcATGAGTGTCTATAATAAGCCGGAGAAATAGTccgtaaataaaacaaaattaccacgacgactgtagatttaccatagggcattggtttatttttagtgactgaaaacattgtattcacctctgggttacatgctttagacgtttgtgataaagagttttatccaaatattcatgaactcttgaaaatattatgtaccttgcctgtatcaactgctatacacctgagctatgtttttcaagtttttatcaagtattaagtcttacctaataaatagtatgacaggagtaaatattttatcaattttcctaactaatattgaataataactataaattaaatagttatt contains:
- the LOC103310138 gene encoding uncharacterized protein LOC103310138 codes for the protein MKENVLKPMASVFKKLVEKDINQPLQLSKILKFETVILDPFIYCSTEHRLNNWLRQINLLSPLHQFTINNEIVPMDHAGNITYDEKITKGALLPIKQQFKWYFEHDNNFKLHYDELLKYEQSDSDVISNFVQGKLWKEKITLYEGKIVFPYFLYVDEFEINNPLGSHANVQSIAAVYYNFPLATNNSKLSSIFLAALIKSIDIKEFGNDKCFKILINELNELENIGLNISTEHGDFRVHFLLGLVLGDNLGLNSLLEFSKSFSANYYCRFCKIHKSVANELYEEDASVMRNIQNYSEDVAKMCFSETGIYNQSIMNSLNSFHVTKNFCADSMHDLFEGVCHYDMCHIIKYYTSTVKLFSLTTLNNRKANFNYGTIEVGNISPNITELHLNKFHLKMTAREMMTFVHFFSLMVGDLIPDNCEVWNFFLTLLKIVDLIMAYTFTENSILNLKQLIKQHNSLYVTLFGDNLKPKHHFLIHYPTIIQYSGPPRSYWCMRFEGKHKEIKMYARSTCSRKNITLTLAKKCS